The Deltaproteobacteria bacterium genome has a window encoding:
- a CDS encoding carotenoid oxygenase family protein gives MSAPGNPYLSGNFAPVARELSAFDLPVTGEIPHELRGRLLRIGPNPVTPPDPGTYHWFTGNGMVHGLRLRDGRAEWYRNRYVRDDAVAAAQGLPLTPGPRHGMGSGVANTNVIEHAGRTFAIVEAGGLPVELTPELETVAYSDFGGTLPGSFTAHPKRDPDTGELHAMVYYWAWDYVQYVVVGTDARVRRTVNVPVPGKPMLHDCAITERYVVILDLPCTFRPENLENGMPFPYAWDPDYGARVGLLPREDADAARVRWLEVPLCYVFHPLNAYETADGRVVMDVCRHPKMFARDPNGPNEGRPTLDRWVIDPSSAKVSTDTLSDRGHEFPRHDERRIGRPIRYGYTGTLGDGLAMGPIYKHDLLKRTTEVHGAAPGRRFLEPVFVPRTPDAAEDDGWILAYVYDAPSDRSEVVILHAQDFAAAPLARIHLPQRVPFGFHGNWVPDPH, from the coding sequence GTGTCCGCCCCCGGCAACCCGTACCTCTCGGGCAACTTCGCCCCGGTGGCGCGGGAGCTCAGCGCCTTCGACCTGCCCGTCACGGGCGAGATCCCGCACGAGCTCCGGGGCCGTCTCCTGCGGATCGGCCCGAACCCGGTCACGCCGCCCGACCCCGGGACCTATCACTGGTTCACCGGGAACGGCATGGTGCACGGCCTGCGCCTGCGCGACGGGCGCGCCGAGTGGTACCGCAACCGCTACGTGCGCGACGACGCCGTCGCGGCCGCGCAGGGCCTGCCGCTCACACCCGGGCCTCGCCACGGGATGGGATCGGGTGTCGCCAACACCAACGTGATCGAGCACGCCGGCCGCACCTTCGCGATCGTGGAGGCCGGTGGCCTGCCGGTCGAGCTCACCCCCGAGCTCGAGACCGTTGCCTACTCGGACTTCGGCGGCACCCTGCCCGGCTCCTTCACTGCACACCCGAAGCGCGATCCCGACACCGGCGAGCTGCACGCGATGGTCTACTACTGGGCGTGGGACTACGTCCAGTACGTCGTGGTCGGCACCGACGCGCGCGTGCGCCGGACCGTGAACGTCCCGGTGCCCGGCAAGCCGATGCTCCACGACTGCGCGATCACCGAGCGCTACGTCGTGATCCTCGACCTGCCCTGCACCTTCCGGCCCGAGAACCTCGAGAACGGCATGCCGTTCCCCTACGCGTGGGATCCCGACTACGGCGCGCGCGTGGGCCTGCTCCCGCGCGAGGACGCCGACGCCGCCCGCGTGCGCTGGCTCGAGGTGCCCCTCTGCTACGTCTTCCACCCGCTCAACGCCTACGAGACGGCCGACGGCCGGGTCGTGATGGACGTCTGCCGCCACCCGAAGATGTTCGCCCGCGACCCGAACGGCCCGAACGAGGGCCGCCCCACGCTCGACCGCTGGGTGATCGACCCCTCGTCGGCCAAGGTCTCGACCGACACCCTCTCGGATCGCGGCCACGAGTTCCCGCGCCACGACGAGCGCCGGATCGGCCGGCCGATCCGCTACGGCTACACGGGAACCCTCGGCGACGGGCTCGCGATGGGCCCGATCTACAAGCACGACCTGCTGAAGCGCACCACCGAGGTCCACGGCGCCGCACCCGGCCGCCGGTTCCTCGAGCCCGTCTTCGTCCCGCGCACCCCTGACGCCGCCGAGGACGACGGCTGGATCCTGGCCTACGTCTACGACGCCCCCTCGGACCGCAGCGAGGTCGTGATCCTCCACGCCCAGGACTTCGCCGCCGCCCCCCTCGCGCGCATCCACCTGCCCCAGCGCGTGCCCTTCGGCTTCCACGGCAACTGGGTGCCGGATCCCCACTGA